A genomic stretch from Flavobacterium humidisoli includes:
- a CDS encoding glycoside hydrolase family 97 protein: protein MKNRKYRYCLIAFATMLVMACSTKKTYKISSPEKISELTFELTPSGQPQYSFSSNGKSVIEPSLMGFEFQGLAKMTDGFEVVSTEEKSADETWEQPWGEFKKVRDHHNELIVHLKEAKGEERLVDIIFRVFDDGVGFRYEFPKQPHLGKVKISNEVTQFTFKDNNEVWWIPVHRENSYYESEYRKTLMSKTDTINTPATFETKNKLYVAIHEANLTDFASMTLLKTTDKQYKSDLVPWADGVKVYAETPFKTPWRTIVVGKNPGQVATSTIMLNLNEPSKIEDLSWITPSKYVGIWWGMHLEKYTWGQGPKHGATTKNTKEYIDFAAKNGFDGVLVEGWNEGWDGDWTADGSAFSFVKAYPDFNLEEITKYAAVKNVRLIGHHETAGATKNYENQLEEAFKLYQKMGVNSVKTGYVNKYLDKKEWHDSQYGARHYRKVIETAAKYHIMIDNHEPMKGTGLQRTYPNFMSQEGGRGQEYNAWSVDGGNTPEHLTTLPFTRMLSGPFDYTPGNFNFDYKTPSGAKVQTTLANQLALYVIIFSPLQMASDLPENYEEKPEFQFVKDVPCTWSDTKVLDSKIGEYATIARKDWDEKNWYLGSITNRDARDLKVTLSFLDKNKEYEAEIYADGPGANYKTNPYPVTISKQKVNNKTVLNIKLAAGGGTAVKFTPIEK, encoded by the coding sequence ATGAAAAACAGAAAATATAGATACTGTCTAATAGCTTTTGCCACAATGCTCGTTATGGCTTGCAGTACTAAAAAAACGTATAAAATCAGTTCTCCTGAAAAAATCTCTGAATTAACTTTTGAATTAACGCCTTCTGGACAGCCTCAATATAGTTTTTCTTCTAACGGAAAATCGGTTATTGAACCATCTCTCATGGGATTTGAATTTCAAGGTTTAGCTAAAATGACGGATGGTTTTGAAGTCGTTTCGACCGAAGAAAAATCGGCAGATGAAACTTGGGAACAGCCTTGGGGCGAATTTAAAAAAGTTAGAGATCATCATAATGAACTGATTGTTCACTTAAAAGAAGCAAAAGGCGAGGAACGTTTGGTCGATATTATCTTTAGAGTTTTTGATGATGGAGTAGGATTTCGTTATGAGTTTCCAAAACAGCCTCATTTAGGAAAAGTAAAAATCTCTAACGAAGTAACACAATTTACTTTTAAAGATAATAACGAGGTTTGGTGGATTCCTGTTCATCGTGAAAATAGTTATTACGAAAGTGAATACCGTAAAACGTTAATGAGTAAAACAGATACTATCAATACTCCGGCAACCTTTGAAACCAAAAACAAATTGTATGTAGCGATTCACGAAGCCAATTTAACAGATTTTGCCTCAATGACGCTTCTAAAAACTACAGACAAACAATACAAAAGTGATTTGGTGCCGTGGGCAGATGGTGTAAAAGTATATGCAGAAACACCTTTTAAAACACCTTGGAGAACTATTGTGGTTGGAAAAAATCCTGGACAAGTAGCAACTTCAACCATTATGCTGAATTTAAATGAGCCTTCAAAAATTGAAGATTTATCTTGGATCACTCCTTCAAAATATGTTGGAATTTGGTGGGGCATGCATTTGGAAAAATATACTTGGGGACAAGGTCCAAAACACGGTGCAACAACCAAAAATACAAAAGAATATATTGATTTTGCTGCGAAAAATGGTTTTGACGGAGTTTTAGTAGAAGGATGGAATGAAGGTTGGGACGGCGATTGGACTGCCGATGGTTCTGCCTTTAGTTTTGTAAAAGCATATCCAGACTTTAATTTGGAAGAAATTACCAAATATGCGGCTGTAAAAAATGTTCGTTTAATAGGACATCATGAAACAGCAGGCGCAACCAAAAATTATGAGAACCAGTTGGAAGAGGCTTTCAAACTGTATCAGAAAATGGGAGTGAATTCGGTTAAAACAGGTTACGTAAATAAATATTTGGATAAAAAAGAATGGCATGACAGCCAGTACGGTGCACGTCATTACAGAAAAGTAATTGAGACTGCGGCAAAATATCATATCATGATCGATAACCACGAACCAATGAAAGGAACGGGGTTACAGCGTACGTATCCGAACTTTATGTCGCAAGAAGGCGGAAGAGGACAGGAATACAATGCATGGTCTGTAGATGGAGGAAATACGCCAGAGCATTTAACGACTTTGCCTTTTACCAGAATGCTTTCTGGACCGTTTGATTACACACCAGGGAATTTCAATTTTGATTACAAAACACCATCTGGAGCAAAAGTACAGACCACTTTGGCAAATCAATTGGCATTGTATGTGATTATTTTCAGTCCGTTGCAAATGGCTTCTGATTTACCTGAAAACTATGAAGAAAAACCAGAATTTCAATTCGTAAAAGACGTGCCTTGCACTTGGTCGGATACTAAAGTTTTAGATTCTAAAATTGGAGAATATGCAACAATTGCCCGTAAAGATTGGGACGAGAAAAATTGGTATTTAGGTTCGATTACCAATAGAGATGCGAGAGACCTAAAAGTAACGCTTTCATTTTTAGATAAAAACAAAGAATACGAAGCAGAAATCTATGCAGACGGACCTGGAGCAAATTATAAAACCAATCCGTATCCAGTTACAATCTCTAAACAAAAAGTAAACAACAAAACCGTTCTCAATATCAAATTGGCAGCTGGAGGAGGAACAGCGGTAAAATTCACTCCAATCGAAAAATAA